Below is a genomic region from Frankiaceae bacterium.
ACGAAGGGATGACGTTCCTGGTCGAGCACCTCCCCCCGAACGTGCACGTCGTCATCGCGAGCCGAGCCGACCCGCCGTTGCCGCTCCCCCGGCTGCGGGCGCGCGGCGAGCTCGTCGAGATCCGCGCGGCCGACCTGCGCTTCACGGGTGACGAGGCCGCCGCGTACTTCAACGACGCCATGGGCCTTGCTCTGGGCGCCGACGACGTGGCCGCGCTCGACGGGCGCACGGAGGGCTGGATCGCCGCGCTCCAGCTCGCGGCGCTGTCCATGCAGGGACGGGACGACGTCGCGGCGTTCATCGCGAGCTTCACCGGCGACGACCGGTTCGTCGTCGACTACCTCGTCGAGGAGGTGCTCGAACGCCAGCCCGCCGCCGTACGCGAGTTCCTCCTGCGGACCTCGGTCCTCACCCGGCTGACGGGACCCCTCTGCGACGCCGTCACCGGTGGCCGCGACGGCAAGGCGATGCTCGAGACGCTCGAACGCGCGAACCTCTTCCTCGTCCCGCTCGACGACCAGCGCAGCTGGTACCGCTACCACCACCTCTTCGGCGACATGCTGCGCGCCAGATTGCTCGACGAGGGGCCGGACGTCGTACGCGACCTCCACCGGCGGGCGAGCGCGTGGTACGCGGACCGCGACGACCGGCCCGAGGCGATCGCGCACGCGATGCGGGGTGAGGACTTCGAACGCGCCGCGGAGCTCATCGAGCTGGCCGCGCCGTACCTGCGCCGCACGCGTCAGGAGGCGACGCTCCGGCGCTGGCTGGAGGGCATCCCCGAGCACCTCTTCGCCGCGCGGCCGGTGCTGAGCGTCGCGCTCGCCGGGGCCCGCATGGCGACCGGCGACGCGTCGGGTGTCGAGTCGCTCCTGCGCGGCGTGGAGCCGTGGCTCGACGCGCAGGCCGGGGACGCACCCGTCGTGTACGACGAGGAGGAGTTCGCGCGCCTGCCCGCGCAGGTGGCGGTCTACCGGGCGGGGCTCGCGCTGCTCGCCGGCGACGTCGCGGGCACGGTATGGCACGCGACCCGGGTCCTCTCGCTGGCCGAGCCGTCCGACCACCTCCGCAGGGGCAGCGCGTCGGCCCTGCTGGGGCTGGCCCGCTGGACGGCCGGCGACCTCGACACCGCGGGCAACAGGTACGCGGACGCGATGCGCTCGCTCACCGCCGCCGGCTACGTGTCCGACGCCCTCGGCTGCGCTCTCGCCGTCGCCGACATCCAGCTCGCCCTGGGCCGGCTCGGCGACGCGACGCGGACGTTCGAGGACCGGCTGGGCCTCGCCCGCGACCGTCCGGGTCTGCGCGGCGTCGCCGACATGCACGTGGGCCTCGCCGAGACGGCGCTGGAACGCCACGAGCTCGACGCCGCGGCCGCGCACCTGCAGGCGGCCGCGGAGCTCGGCGAGCACGCAGGGCTGCCCCAGCACCCGTACCGCCGGCGGGTGGCGGCCGCGCGCCTGCGTCACGCGGAGGGTGATCTGGACGCCGCTCTCGCGCTGCTCGACGAGGCAGAGGTGGTCTACAACACGGACTTCTCGCCGTCGGTCCAGCCGATCCCGGCGCTGCGCGCCAGGGTCCACGTCGCGAAGGGCGACGTCGACGCGGCGATGCGGTGGGCGGACGGCGCGGGGCTGGGCGCCGCGGACGAGCCCCGCTACCTGCGCGAGTTCGAACACGTGACGCTGGCACGCGTGCTGCTCGCGCGCGGCGACCCCGTGGCCGCGGCCGGCCTCGCCGAACGCCTGCTCGCCGCCGCCGACGAGGGCGGCCGCGTCCGGACCGCGATCGAGCTGCTCGTCCTGCGCGCGCTCGCCCTCGACGCCTGCGGTGACCGGGCCGCGGCCGTCGCCACCCTCACGGAGGCGCTGGCGCGGGCCGAGCCCGAGGCCTACGTCCGCGTGTTCGCTCTCGAAGGCAAGGTGCTGGCACCGCTGCTGCAGGCGGTGACCGCGGGCGGCGCCGCCGGGCGGCAGCACGCGCAGCGCGTTCTCGCGGCCATGACCACGCCCGCGGTCGCGGCGCCCCGGCGCGGCGTTCTGGTGGACGACCTGAGCAGCCGCGAGCTCGACGTGCTGCGGCTGCTGCGCAGCGACCTCAGCGGACCGGAGATCGCCCGCGAGCTCGTGGTGTCGCTCAACACCGTGCGCACCCACACCAAGAACATCTACGCCAAGCTCGGTGCCACGACCCGCCGCGAGGCCGTACGCCGGGCGGGCGAGCTCGGCCTCTAGCAAGGCACCCGACCAGCCGGATCACGCCGATCTCTCGTGATCTTGGCTGCGTTCGTGCGCGCGGAGCACCACGAACGCAGCCAAGATCACCCAGAACGACGCCTGCCGGCCGCGGAAATCATCACCTCCGATCACCACACCTGGTGATGTGCGCTCACCAGGCCCGTACCTACGGTCACGCCTGTGACCAGCCACTCGCCCGCCCCGCAGTACGAGATCCGCGTCCAGGGACGACTCGGGTCGCGGTGGAGCGCGTGGTTCGACGGGCTGAGCGTCACCGACGACGACGGCACGACGGTCATCCGCGGCCCCGTCGTCGACCAGGCGGCGCTGCACGGCCTGCTCCAGAAGCTGCGCGACGCCGGCATCCCGCTCGTCTCGCTCACCCCGCTCCCGCCCGACGCGGCCCCCGCGCCGCACCCCGAAGGGAACTGACATGTCCGCCATCACCACCCGCACCGCCCGGCCGCCGATGACGCCGCTGCGCAAG
It encodes:
- a CDS encoding LuxR C-terminal-related transcriptional regulator, producing the protein MSAPLLGTKLHAPRRRGGLVRRPRLVTRLGEGRDRPALTLVSAPAGFGKTTLLAEWLGGTERTAWFSIDAGANDPPVFWAYVIRAFQSVAPGVGETATSILGTSPASVEPVIAALLNDLDALDGDVELVLDDYHVVESAEVHEGMTFLVEHLPPNVHVVIASRADPPLPLPRLRARGELVEIRAADLRFTGDEAAAYFNDAMGLALGADDVAALDGRTEGWIAALQLAALSMQGRDDVAAFIASFTGDDRFVVDYLVEEVLERQPAAVREFLLRTSVLTRLTGPLCDAVTGGRDGKAMLETLERANLFLVPLDDQRSWYRYHHLFGDMLRARLLDEGPDVVRDLHRRASAWYADRDDRPEAIAHAMRGEDFERAAELIELAAPYLRRTRQEATLRRWLEGIPEHLFAARPVLSVALAGARMATGDASGVESLLRGVEPWLDAQAGDAPVVYDEEEFARLPAQVAVYRAGLALLAGDVAGTVWHATRVLSLAEPSDHLRRGSASALLGLARWTAGDLDTAGNRYADAMRSLTAAGYVSDALGCALAVADIQLALGRLGDATRTFEDRLGLARDRPGLRGVADMHVGLAETALERHELDAAAAHLQAAAELGEHAGLPQHPYRRRVAAARLRHAEGDLDAALALLDEAEVVYNTDFSPSVQPIPALRARVHVAKGDVDAAMRWADGAGLGAADEPRYLREFEHVTLARVLLARGDPVAAAGLAERLLAAADEGGRVRTAIELLVLRALALDACGDRAAAVATLTEALARAEPEAYVRVFALEGKVLAPLLQAVTAGGAAGRQHAQRVLAAMTTPAVAAPRRGVLVDDLSSRELDVLRLLRSDLSGPEIARELVVSLNTVRTHTKNIYAKLGATTRREAVRRAGELGL